The Akkermansia sp. N21116 genome includes a region encoding these proteins:
- a CDS encoding MotA/TolQ/ExbB proton channel family protein, translated as MNTIQDIARFFNEGGWFMYPLALCSIILVAAVVHRMINIRSSRIAPPALMAMAEKCIAGGESTDRLLRSVQGGRSPLARLIRFVLESETTDAESLSKMVEVKAREEFVRLQSGLPLLDMIIMIAPMFGILGTASGLVIVFSVFGMDDNSGNIARGIANALNTTIAGLAIATPAVIANVCFARQMERVSSSMEVVISELVARRFVQ; from the coding sequence ATGAATACGATTCAAGATATTGCGCGATTCTTCAACGAGGGCGGCTGGTTCATGTATCCACTGGCCTTGTGTTCCATCATTCTGGTAGCGGCAGTCGTTCACAGGATGATCAACATCCGTTCCTCGCGGATTGCGCCTCCGGCATTGATGGCTATGGCGGAAAAGTGCATAGCTGGTGGGGAATCCACAGACCGACTCCTCCGGTCGGTACAGGGGGGACGTTCGCCTCTGGCCCGGCTGATCCGTTTTGTGCTGGAGAGTGAAACGACGGATGCGGAATCCCTTTCCAAGATGGTCGAGGTGAAGGCGCGCGAAGAGTTTGTGCGCTTGCAATCCGGGCTTCCTCTGCTAGATATGATCATCATGATTGCTCCCATGTTCGGGATTCTCGGCACGGCATCCGGTCTCGTGATCGTCTTCAGCGTTTTCGGAATGGACGACAACAGCGGAAACATTGCCCGCGGCATTGCCAATGCCTTGAATACGACCATTGCCGGTCTGGCCATCGCCACCCCGGCTGTGATTGCCAACGTATGTTTTGCCCGTCAGATGGAACGCGTTTCCTCGTCCATGGAAGTGGTGATCTCCGAATTGGTTGCCCGTCGTTTTGTCCAATAA
- the rsfS gene encoding ribosome silencing factor has protein sequence MSTSESLKLAKAIAQAAIDNKAENVCLYDLRDISSLTDFAVVCTGLSIPHLRSIMRNIDADISEKCHAEPVYMEKKAASLWTVMDYIDVMVHIMGQETREFYEVDKLWSKGKIIPLKQ, from the coding sequence ATGTCTACATCTGAATCGCTGAAACTGGCCAAAGCAATCGCCCAGGCCGCTATTGATAATAAAGCGGAAAACGTATGTCTGTACGATCTTCGTGATATTTCATCACTGACGGATTTTGCCGTCGTATGTACGGGTTTGTCCATTCCGCACCTGCGTTCCATCATGAGGAACATCGATGCCGACATCTCGGAAAAATGCCATGCTGAACCCGTTTATATGGAAAAAAAAGCGGCCTCATTGTGGACGGTGATGGATTACATTGACGTTATGGTGCACATCATGGGACAGGAAACACGTGAGTTCTATGAAGTCGACAAGCTTTGGTCCAAGGGAAAGATTATTCCTCTGAAACAATAA
- a CDS encoding biopolymer transporter ExbD yields MQFYRKRAVSASVPIVPMIDILTILLIFFIVHTQWKKPQHLLKIDVPGVEYIEGEQSAERRGVLAVSAGSVITLDGQEVPLEKLAGALKTYCEANPDKKLQLDVDKGASFGTIVRIWDTLTAVGVDAKEVPARIEIQQGN; encoded by the coding sequence ATGCAATTCTATCGGAAAAGAGCCGTCTCAGCTTCGGTGCCTATTGTGCCGATGATTGACATTCTCACGATTTTGCTCATCTTCTTCATTGTCCATACGCAATGGAAAAAACCGCAGCACCTGTTGAAAATCGATGTCCCCGGAGTGGAATACATCGAAGGCGAACAATCGGCGGAACGACGCGGCGTCCTGGCTGTTTCCGCCGGTTCCGTGATTACTCTGGACGGGCAGGAAGTACCGCTGGAGAAACTGGCGGGAGCTCTGAAAACCTATTGCGAAGCCAATCCCGATAAAAAACTCCAGCTGGATGTGGACAAGGGCGCTTCATTTGGCACGATTGTCCGCATATGGGATACGCTGACGGCTGTTGGGGTTGACGCCAAAGAAGTTCCTGCCAGAATCGAAATCCAACAGGGCAACTAA
- the def gene encoding peptide deformylase, translating to MLLEIVQYGHPTLRQKCRPVEHIDDDLKDLVSNMLETMYAADGVGLAAPQVNVPIQLICIDIPSDEDSVTLLKVDGEDKKLEDIMPLSFINPTLEPYGEMEPCQEGCLSVRKVRASVIRPKNVRATVTLLDGKTVTIDCNGLLARCFQHECDHLNGVLFVERVSSAQRLTLKGKLRRIFG from the coding sequence ATGCTTCTCGAAATTGTACAATACGGCCATCCGACATTGAGACAAAAATGCCGTCCTGTAGAACATATTGATGATGATCTGAAGGATCTGGTCAGCAATATGCTCGAAACCATGTACGCAGCAGATGGCGTCGGCCTGGCCGCACCCCAGGTCAATGTCCCTATCCAGCTTATATGCATCGACATTCCTTCAGACGAAGACTCCGTCACTCTGCTGAAGGTGGACGGAGAGGATAAAAAGCTGGAAGATATCATGCCGCTTTCCTTCATCAATCCCACGTTGGAGCCTTATGGAGAAATGGAACCCTGTCAGGAAGGCTGCCTGAGCGTTCGTAAAGTCAGAGCTTCCGTCATCCGTCCCAAGAACGTCCGAGCTACGGTGACCCTGTTGGACGGCAAAACGGTGACAATCGATTGCAACGGTCTTTTGGCCCGTTGTTTCCAGCATGAGTGCGACCACCTGAACGGAGTTCTGTTTGTGGAGAGGGTTTCTTCCGCTCAACGCTTGACCCTGAAAGGTAAGTTGAGGCGGATTTTTGGTTGA
- the hisD gene encoding histidinol dehydrogenase encodes MKIYRPSDREFDRMKKAMNRRAIPEQGVREAVAGIISEVASRGDAALVDYSLRFDKVHLTPAAIHVTEEELAEAEAAVPLSVKEAIAMALSNIAYFASQSCRKDWKGYNNQGVEVGERFVPFGRVGIYVPGGKAPLVSTSMMTGGFAKAVGVPEIVAATPCGPDGKVNPSLLYALKASGATEIIKIGGAQAIAALALGTETVAPVEKIFGPGNKFVVEAKRQLVGAVAIDLLPGPSEVMVLADDSADPEFLAADLLAQAEHGPDSVVVFVTDSEQLLESVNAEVERQAALLSRGAIIRTVLDDHAYGFLVGDMKEGAALVNDFAPEHLVLVVKDEEEILDSIRTAGAIYAGAYSTVACGDFLAGPSHTLPTGGAGKSFSGLRADQFQRRTSIVRMTPESAVKSAPFVAEFARVEGLDAHGHSMEVRALRASQD; translated from the coding sequence ATGAAAATATACCGTCCCAGCGATCGAGAATTCGACCGAATGAAGAAGGCCATGAACAGGCGGGCTATTCCCGAACAGGGAGTCCGCGAAGCCGTAGCCGGCATTATTTCGGAAGTAGCCAGCCGCGGCGATGCCGCGCTGGTTGATTATTCCTTGCGTTTTGACAAGGTACATCTTACTCCGGCAGCAATCCATGTGACGGAGGAAGAACTCGCTGAGGCGGAAGCTGCCGTGCCCCTTTCTGTCAAAGAAGCTATCGCGATGGCTCTTTCCAATATTGCCTATTTCGCATCCCAGAGCTGCCGCAAGGACTGGAAGGGATACAATAATCAGGGGGTGGAAGTCGGTGAACGTTTTGTTCCGTTTGGACGCGTCGGCATTTACGTACCCGGAGGCAAGGCTCCTCTCGTTTCTACTTCAATGATGACCGGAGGATTCGCCAAAGCCGTCGGGGTGCCGGAAATTGTTGCAGCAACTCCATGCGGACCGGACGGTAAGGTAAATCCGTCACTCCTGTATGCCTTAAAGGCTTCCGGAGCCACGGAAATCATCAAGATCGGAGGGGCACAGGCCATCGCAGCCCTGGCTCTCGGTACGGAAACAGTGGCTCCTGTGGAGAAGATTTTTGGTCCCGGCAACAAGTTTGTTGTGGAAGCCAAGCGCCAGCTCGTAGGGGCGGTGGCCATCGATTTGCTTCCCGGCCCCAGCGAAGTCATGGTGCTGGCGGATGACTCGGCCGATCCCGAATTTCTGGCTGCGGATTTACTGGCCCAGGCGGAACACGGCCCGGATAGCGTCGTCGTATTTGTCACGGATTCCGAACAACTTCTGGAATCCGTCAATGCGGAAGTAGAACGCCAGGCTGCCCTCCTGAGCCGCGGTGCGATTATCCGGACAGTGCTGGACGACCATGCATACGGCTTCCTTGTCGGCGACATGAAGGAAGGAGCTGCTCTCGTGAATGATTTCGCTCCAGAGCACTTGGTACTCGTCGTGAAGGACGAAGAGGAAATACTCGATTCTATCCGTACGGCAGGCGCAATTTATGCCGGAGCCTATTCCACAGTTGCCTGCGGAGACTTTCTGGCAGGGCCCAGTCACACTCTCCCGACGGGAGGGGCAGGGAAGTCGTTTTCCGGGTTGCGGGCCGATCAGTTCCAGCGACGCACGAGCATTGTCCGTATGACGCCGGAATCTGCCGTTAAGTCCGCTCCTTTCGTAGCCGAATTCGCCCGTGTGGAAGGTCTTGACGCCCACGGACATTCCATGGAAGTCCGCGCGTTGCGCGCTTCTCAAGACTAA
- a CDS encoding aspartyl protease family protein produces MMNFLKITVLFLLCHSGVIAGNKPSAEIPFELGPASRIYVKCQVNGSRELRFLFDTGATDMVINSNILDKDVNMDFDSSVVNYGATGSNEIRSSSSNSFKVGMMAFTKVPFIAIPYARDQWDGVLGLWFIRRQVTEVNYTDRKIYFYSNGSYIPPRNAIRLKVEYVMGIPVVPVDVTVNGREYKLRLSVDTGSDRVLDLNSPFVNQHGLLGTQKPFAISVISSSDSNSGRLENVIFDGIRLGELNLPLIPGAFSTVKSGIQSIAEMDGVMGNNLLKRFNLVCDLQAGYIYLIPNNLLYSPFYDSLSGMNGL; encoded by the coding sequence ATGATGAACTTCCTAAAAATTACCGTCTTATTCCTACTTTGCCATTCAGGTGTCATAGCCGGGAACAAGCCTTCTGCCGAGATTCCGTTTGAGTTGGGACCGGCTAGTCGCATTTACGTGAAATGCCAGGTGAACGGAAGCCGGGAATTGCGTTTCCTGTTCGATACGGGTGCCACGGATATGGTGATCAATTCCAATATTTTGGATAAGGACGTGAACATGGATTTTGATTCATCCGTTGTCAATTATGGAGCTACCGGTTCTAATGAGATCCGGTCCAGCAGCAGCAACAGTTTCAAGGTCGGCATGATGGCGTTTACAAAGGTGCCTTTTATCGCCATTCCCTATGCCAGGGATCAGTGGGATGGGGTGTTGGGATTGTGGTTTATCCGCCGGCAGGTAACGGAAGTCAATTACACGGACCGGAAGATTTATTTTTATTCCAACGGTTCTTATATTCCTCCCCGTAATGCCATTCGATTGAAGGTGGAATATGTTATGGGTATTCCTGTCGTTCCTGTCGACGTCACGGTGAATGGACGGGAATACAAACTCAGACTATCGGTAGATACGGGGTCTGACAGGGTTCTGGATCTCAATTCTCCCTTTGTGAACCAGCACGGTTTGCTGGGCACTCAGAAACCGTTTGCCATTTCGGTCATTTCCAGTTCCGATTCGAATAGCGGAAGGCTCGAAAACGTGATTTTCGATGGCATCCGACTCGGAGAGCTCAATCTGCCCCTCATCCCGGGAGCCTTTTCCACCGTCAAAAGCGGTATACAAAGCATTGCGGAAATGGACGGAGTAATGGGCAATAATCTGCTCAAGAGGTTCAATCTCGTATGCGACCTGCAGGCGGGTTATATTTATCTGATTCCCAACAATCTTTTGTATTCTCCTTTTTACGATTCTCTAAGCGGCATGAATGGACTTTGA
- a CDS encoding NADH-quinone oxidoreductase subunit A: MNQEFFSILIQVVAAFGFTGFILVASVLAGKRAQHRTPADVPYECGMIPIGSGAPMFSVKYYIVAMLFLVFDIEVVFLYPWSINFRDLVIHNADAFISMTVFLGVLAIAYAYALGKGVLVWHRDPKN, translated from the coding sequence ATGAATCAGGAGTTTTTTTCAATTCTAATCCAGGTGGTGGCTGCCTTCGGGTTTACGGGTTTTATCCTTGTTGCAAGCGTTCTTGCCGGGAAGCGGGCCCAGCACCGTACTCCGGCCGATGTCCCCTATGAATGCGGTATGATCCCGATAGGAAGCGGGGCTCCGATGTTCTCCGTGAAGTACTACATTGTGGCGATGCTGTTTCTGGTATTCGACATTGAAGTCGTATTTCTCTATCCGTGGAGCATCAATTTCCGCGATCTGGTTATCCACAATGCCGACGCATTCATTTCCATGACTGTTTTTCTGGGCGTTTTGGCTATTGCCTATGCCTATGCTCTCGGCAAGGGAGTCCTTGTCTGGCATCGCGATCCCAAGAACTAA
- the aroC gene encoding chorismate synthase has protein sequence MSSSFGQCFRITTWGESHGPGVGVVIDGCPSLIPLDRDDIQKELDRRRPGQSEIVTPRDEEDSVEILSGVLDGQTLGTPIALNVRNKDHRSSAYDEMARTYRPSHADYTYDAKYGIRAWAGGGRASARETIGRVAAGAVARAVLKTVFPEMDVIAWVDRIHNVQAHVDASSVSRELVETNIVRTGDPKVAETMINAIKTARSEGNSLGGTISCIVRGCPPGLGDPVFDKLDATLAHAMMSIPAVKGFEVGSGFHAPDMTGLEHNDLFFMDDGRVRTRTNHSGGIQGGISNGETILMNIAFKPTATLMVSQETVTDDGRDTTLKGKGRHDACVLPRAVPIVEAMAWLTICDHYLRQCCQRG, from the coding sequence ATGTCGAGCAGTTTTGGGCAATGTTTCCGCATTACAACGTGGGGTGAATCCCACGGTCCGGGCGTAGGCGTCGTGATTGATGGATGTCCCTCCCTGATTCCTTTGGACAGGGATGATATCCAGAAGGAACTGGACCGCCGCCGCCCCGGGCAAAGCGAAATAGTAACCCCCCGCGATGAGGAAGATTCCGTCGAGATACTCTCCGGCGTTCTGGACGGACAAACTCTGGGAACTCCGATTGCCCTGAATGTCCGCAACAAAGACCACCGGTCATCCGCCTACGATGAAATGGCACGGACTTATAGACCCTCCCATGCCGATTATACCTACGATGCCAAATACGGCATCCGCGCCTGGGCCGGAGGTGGCCGGGCTTCCGCCCGTGAAACCATTGGACGAGTGGCTGCCGGAGCCGTTGCCAGAGCTGTGTTGAAGACAGTTTTTCCGGAGATGGACGTAATTGCCTGGGTGGACAGGATTCACAATGTACAAGCCCATGTTGACGCCTCCTCCGTTTCCCGCGAACTGGTGGAAACCAATATTGTCCGGACTGGAGATCCCAAGGTTGCTGAAACCATGATCAATGCTATCAAGACAGCCAGAAGCGAAGGGAATTCTCTGGGAGGGACGATCTCATGCATTGTTCGCGGCTGTCCTCCCGGGCTCGGCGACCCCGTATTCGACAAACTGGATGCCACCTTGGCCCATGCGATGATGAGTATTCCCGCAGTCAAGGGCTTTGAAGTAGGTTCCGGATTTCATGCTCCCGATATGACTGGTCTGGAACACAATGATCTGTTTTTCATGGACGATGGTCGTGTCCGGACGCGAACCAATCATTCGGGAGGTATTCAGGGCGGTATTTCCAATGGGGAAACGATCCTGATGAATATTGCCTTCAAACCGACCGCTACGCTGATGGTGAGTCAAGAAACCGTCACGGACGATGGCAGGGATACGACGCTGAAGGGAAAGGGCAGGCATGATGCCTGCGTGCTTCCCCGTGCCGTGCCGATTGTAGAGGCCATGGCCTGGCTGACAATTTGCGATCATTACCTGCGCCAGTGTTGCCAGCGTGGCTGA
- a CDS encoding L,D-transpeptidase: protein MEQTASPFRIRVSVRRQWLRLEQVEDGSLVRLYPVSTARNGTGSLPGSNKTPTGRFRIAKKIGEGCPPGTVFRGRVPCGIWPDDVQEGDDDVIMSRIMRLEGLDPDNANTWDRYIYIHGTNREDLLGTPASHGCIRLAPDHMIDLFDLVPEGTNMTIF from the coding sequence ATGGAACAGACGGCGTCCCCCTTCCGTATCCGCGTTTCCGTCCGCAGGCAATGGTTGCGCCTCGAACAGGTTGAGGACGGATCTCTCGTTCGCCTTTATCCCGTTTCAACCGCTCGCAATGGTACGGGAAGCCTTCCCGGCTCCAACAAGACGCCTACCGGACGCTTTCGCATTGCAAAAAAAATCGGAGAAGGTTGTCCCCCGGGAACCGTCTTTCGGGGACGGGTTCCTTGCGGCATTTGGCCGGATGATGTTCAAGAAGGAGATGATGATGTCATCATGTCCCGGATCATGCGCCTGGAAGGACTTGATCCGGATAACGCAAATACTTGGGATAGATACATTTACATACATGGAACCAACAGAGAGGATCTTTTGGGAACCCCGGCCTCGCATGGCTGCATCCGGTTGGCTCCCGACCATATGATCGATCTTTTCGATCTCGTTCCCGAGGGGACGAACATGACCATTTTCTGA
- a CDS encoding EF-hand domain-containing protein, whose product MKKNILLAMAFAIAAPCAFAQDEAPATPPPGDAPRHHEGRQGKRPQRPGMNPEQMGMFIIGEQLVLEQYDTDKDGKLSDEEKAAVKAEIDKRMKARRDEMMKKYDKDGDGKLSREERQSMRDDWAKAHPEAVKKMEERRAEMMKKYDKDGDGKLSDEEKKARAEDWKNSRDQRPGMGEGRRGPRGGEGRPGSPNGPRRGGAMDPVMMLGHDLIMEKYDTDKDGILSDSEKEALKADVKKAIQAKRAERKAKGDQGERGKRGGRRGHHPHPGNDAPPVPGDDAPGSDE is encoded by the coding sequence ATGAAGAAGAACATATTGCTTGCCATGGCATTCGCCATCGCCGCTCCCTGCGCTTTCGCCCAGGATGAAGCTCCCGCTACACCGCCACCCGGTGATGCACCTCGCCACCATGAAGGCCGTCAGGGCAAACGTCCCCAGCGTCCCGGTATGAATCCGGAACAGATGGGCATGTTCATCATCGGTGAACAGCTCGTCCTTGAACAGTACGACACCGACAAGGACGGCAAACTCTCCGACGAAGAAAAGGCCGCAGTTAAAGCCGAAATCGACAAACGCATGAAAGCCCGCCGCGATGAAATGATGAAAAAGTACGACAAGGACGGCGACGGCAAACTCTCCCGTGAAGAACGTCAGAGTATGCGCGACGACTGGGCCAAGGCTCATCCCGAAGCGGTCAAAAAAATGGAAGAACGTCGTGCCGAAATGATGAAAAAGTACGATAAGGACGGCGACGGCAAGCTTTCCGATGAAGAAAAGAAGGCTCGTGCCGAAGATTGGAAGAACAGCCGTGACCAACGCCCAGGTATGGGAGAAGGACGTCGCGGACCTCGTGGCGGTGAAGGTCGCCCGGGTTCTCCCAATGGGCCCCGTCGCGGTGGAGCAATGGATCCCGTCATGATGCTCGGTCACGACCTGATCATGGAAAAGTACGACACCGACAAGGACGGCATCCTCTCCGATTCCGAAAAGGAAGCGTTGAAAGCAGACGTCAAAAAGGCCATCCAGGCCAAACGTGCCGAACGCAAGGCTAAAGGAGATCAAGGTGAGCGCGGCAAACGCGGTGGCCGCCGTGGACACCATCCGCATCCCGGCAACGATGCTCCTCCCGTTCCCGGAGATGACGCTCCTGGCAGTGACGAATAA
- the ftsH gene encoding ATP-dependent zinc metalloprotease FtsH yields the protein MADNMPPNRDFNPNNPDRNPGKPKGDTPNWGMWVMLVIVATILLLAFTSPDSFGFGKQKESIAQFEEDYKDGRIILNHPKKYPITVLLSDASPDAVIMASRYKSDVSPELSYEPFVMTFNSGLVDDNFKKRLDEAGIIQPSGLASPESALTGKSISTDAFSRLVAEGRITGREGDKSPKMYYDGSIATLSGRIVTRKWPEVGGEKAIIERVEVPFSVHFDGSRIKDLLGDTAEYRTESSGWRTFIFYFLPILLLIGLMFFMFRAQTGGAKGAMNFGKSRAKLISPEKNKITFKDVAGVNEAKEEVWELVEFLKNPAKFREIGGSIPKGVLLVGSPGTGKTLLAKAIAGEADVPFYSISGSDFVEMFVGVGASRVRDMFEQAKKSAPCLIFIDEIDAVGRHRGYGVGGSHDEREQTLNALLVEMDGFDANENVIVIAATNRADVLDPALLRPGRFDREVVVNLPDVKGREQILLVHAKKVKLAKDADMAPIARGTAGFSGAELANLINEAALLAARKGLKEVRNIELEEARDKVRWGKERRSLTMSDKDKRITAVHEAGHAICLLKTDNSEPLHKVTIIPRGQALGATMWLPKEDRYHMRRSEMLDTLVVAMGGRCAEQIVFGDVTSGAVGDIRMATNMARRMVCEYGMSEKLGFVEYGEQTGEVFLARDLGTRSRNYSEQTAQTIDEEIRTLVENAYTRCLAILEDNRAKLEAISEALLEYETLTGEQVQDLLEKGFMTNPPESVGPPPLPSDNSEQQQDDSSNSSHGGDGEQARKEQGDDTPQNDGSSSSSDAPEDDLDPFRKDQSFLK from the coding sequence ATGGCTGACAACATGCCTCCCAACCGCGACTTCAACCCGAACAACCCCGACCGTAACCCAGGAAAACCGAAAGGAGATACACCCAATTGGGGGATGTGGGTCATGCTGGTCATCGTTGCCACGATTCTTCTACTGGCCTTTACGTCTCCGGATTCCTTTGGCTTCGGCAAGCAAAAGGAATCCATTGCCCAGTTTGAAGAGGATTATAAGGATGGTCGGATTATCCTCAATCATCCGAAAAAGTATCCGATTACAGTACTTCTCTCGGATGCTTCCCCGGATGCTGTCATTATGGCTTCCCGGTACAAAAGCGATGTTTCTCCCGAGCTTTCCTATGAGCCTTTTGTCATGACTTTCAACTCCGGGCTTGTCGATGACAATTTCAAGAAGCGCCTCGACGAAGCCGGTATTATCCAGCCTTCCGGCCTGGCCTCCCCCGAGTCCGCTCTTACCGGCAAAAGCATTTCTACGGACGCATTCAGTCGTCTCGTTGCCGAAGGTCGCATCACCGGACGGGAAGGGGATAAGTCCCCCAAGATGTATTACGACGGATCTATTGCTACTCTGTCCGGTCGTATCGTCACCCGCAAGTGGCCCGAGGTCGGTGGAGAGAAAGCCATTATAGAACGAGTCGAAGTGCCTTTCAGCGTTCATTTTGACGGCAGTCGGATTAAAGATCTCTTGGGAGATACGGCAGAATACCGTACGGAAAGCAGTGGCTGGAGAACGTTTATTTTCTACTTCCTGCCGATCCTTCTCCTTATTGGATTGATGTTCTTTATGTTCCGCGCTCAAACAGGCGGGGCTAAGGGAGCCATGAATTTCGGCAAGAGCCGGGCCAAACTGATTTCGCCGGAGAAAAACAAGATTACATTCAAAGATGTTGCCGGTGTCAACGAAGCCAAGGAAGAAGTATGGGAACTGGTCGAATTTTTGAAAAATCCCGCCAAGTTCCGTGAAATTGGCGGAAGTATTCCCAAGGGAGTGTTGCTGGTGGGTTCTCCCGGTACAGGGAAAACCCTGCTGGCCAAGGCTATTGCCGGTGAAGCGGATGTGCCGTTTTATTCCATCAGCGGTTCCGACTTTGTGGAAATGTTTGTCGGTGTAGGCGCTAGTCGCGTGCGCGATATGTTTGAGCAGGCCAAAAAATCGGCCCCATGTTTGATCTTTATTGACGAAATTGATGCCGTCGGCCGCCATCGCGGCTACGGGGTAGGGGGCAGTCATGACGAACGCGAGCAGACTCTCAATGCCCTTCTAGTGGAAATGGACGGTTTCGATGCCAATGAAAACGTGATCGTCATTGCCGCGACGAACAGGGCCGACGTATTGGATCCGGCTTTACTCCGACCGGGACGATTCGACCGCGAAGTTGTCGTCAACCTTCCGGATGTTAAAGGCCGGGAACAGATTCTCCTGGTGCATGCCAAGAAGGTCAAGCTGGCCAAAGATGCGGATATGGCTCCGATTGCCCGTGGAACGGCCGGTTTCTCCGGTGCCGAACTGGCCAATCTAATTAATGAGGCAGCTCTCCTTGCCGCCCGCAAGGGATTGAAGGAAGTCCGCAACATTGAGTTGGAAGAAGCTCGCGACAAGGTCCGCTGGGGCAAGGAGCGCCGCAGTCTCACAATGAGCGACAAGGACAAGCGCATTACGGCCGTTCATGAAGCCGGTCATGCCATCTGCCTTCTTAAAACGGATAACAGCGAGCCTTTGCACAAGGTAACGATTATTCCCCGCGGTCAGGCATTAGGAGCTACGATGTGGCTTCCCAAGGAAGACAGGTACCATATGCGACGCAGTGAAATGCTTGACACCCTGGTTGTTGCCATGGGGGGACGCTGTGCGGAACAAATCGTTTTCGGCGACGTGACCAGTGGAGCAGTCGGAGATATCCGTATGGCCACTAATATGGCGCGACGCATGGTTTGCGAATACGGTATGAGCGAAAAACTCGGCTTCGTTGAATACGGTGAACAGACCGGAGAAGTTTTCCTTGCCCGTGATCTCGGGACACGATCTCGCAATTACTCCGAACAAACGGCTCAGACCATTGATGAAGAAATTCGGACACTGGTCGAAAACGCTTATACCCGCTGCCTGGCTATTCTTGAAGACAACCGCGCCAAGCTGGAGGCTATCTCAGAAGCTTTGCTCGAATATGAAACACTGACCGGTGAACAAGTGCAGGATCTGCTGGAGAAGGGATTTATGACCAATCCTCCTGAAAGTGTCGGCCCTCCTCCTTTGCCTTCTGACAATAGCGAACAACAACAGGACGATTCCTCCAATTCTTCGCACGGTGGTGACGGAGAACAAGCTCGGAAAGAGCAGGGAGACGATACGCCGCAAAACGACGGTAGTAGCTCTTCTTCCGATGCTCCGGAAGACGATTTGGATCCGTTCCGTAAAGATCAATCCTTTTTGAAATAA